A region from the Benincasa hispida cultivar B227 chromosome 12, ASM972705v1, whole genome shotgun sequence genome encodes:
- the LOC120068270 gene encoding uncharacterized protein LOC120068270 isoform X2, which produces MVSDLVSQVLSGLDEDYNPVAVSIQGKHGISWANIQSDLLFYEQGLEYQMTMKTANPESVVDPSWYTDNEASSHVATSPNHITSSSGYTGQPREKCY; this is translated from the exons ATGGTAAGTGATCTTGTTTCCCAAGTATTATCCGGACTGGATGAAGACTATAATCCTGTAGCTGTGTCGATTCAAGGGAAACATGGCATCAGCTGGGCTAATATACAGTCTGATCTTCTCTTCTATGAACAGGGGCTTGAGTACCAGATGACGATGAAGACAG CAAATCCTGAGAGTGTGGTTGATCCAAGCTGGTATACTGATAATGAGGCTTCAAGTCATGTTGCAACAAGCCCAAATCATATCACCTCTTCTTCTGGATACACAG GACAACCACGGGAAAAGTGCTACTGA
- the LOC120068270 gene encoding uncharacterized protein LOC120068270 isoform X1, which translates to MVSDLVSQVLSGLDEDYNPVAVSIQGKHGISWANIQSDLLFYEQGLEYQMTMKTANPESVVDPSWYTDNEASSHVATSPNHITSSSGYTGNEKVVVGNGNMLPISHIGSSTIVSNFGSL; encoded by the exons ATGGTAAGTGATCTTGTTTCCCAAGTATTATCCGGACTGGATGAAGACTATAATCCTGTAGCTGTGTCGATTCAAGGGAAACATGGCATCAGCTGGGCTAATATACAGTCTGATCTTCTCTTCTATGAACAGGGGCTTGAGTACCAGATGACGATGAAGACAG CAAATCCTGAGAGTGTGGTTGATCCAAGCTGGTATACTGATAATGAGGCTTCAAGTCATGTTGCAACAAGCCCAAATCATATCACCTCTTCTTCTGGATACACAGGTAATGAAAAAGTTGTGGTTGGAAATGGTAATATGTTACCAATCTCTCATATAGGCAGTTCTACTATTGTTTCGAATTTTGGTTCTCTATAG